One genomic window of Scatophagus argus isolate fScaArg1 chromosome 16, fScaArg1.pri, whole genome shotgun sequence includes the following:
- the LOC124072967 gene encoding nitric oxide synthase-interacting protein isoform X1 has translation MTRHGKNCTAGAVYTYHEKKKDTASSGYGTQSIRLGKDAIKDFDCCCLSLQPCQDPVVTPDGYLYEKQAILEYILQRKTDIAKKMKAYEKQKKEQKSNSQLESKSEERERVERFKTRENSIVSKPINPFTTGQNKGAEKGRTDSSSAEVSTGSAATSSQTLPSFWIPSLTPESKPTLLKKPSKVVLCPMSGRPIKMNELITVHFTPLDSSLNRVALLTRQDRYVCAVTRDVLGNSVPCAVLRPSGAVVTQECVEKLIKKDMIDPMTGDKLSDKDIIPLQRGGTGFTASGVDLCAKEARPVMQV, from the exons ATGACTCGTCACGGAAAGAACTGTACAGCTGGAGCTGTCTACACATACCACGAAAAGAAGAAAGATACAG CTTCATCTGGTTATGGAACACAAAGCATTCGACTAGGTAAAGATGCCATCAAGGACTTTGACTGCTGCTGCCTGTCCCTGCAGCCCTGTCAGGATCCTGTGGTCAC TCCAGATGGATACTTGTATGAAAAACAGGCCATTCTTGAATATATTCTGCAGCGGAAGACAGATATTGCCAAAAAAATGAAG GCATatgagaagcagaagaaagagcagaagagCAACAGCCAACTTGAGTCCAagtcagaggaaagagagagggtggagaggTTTAAAACCAGGGAGAACAGCATTGTGTCCAAACCCATCAATCCATTCACAACTG GGCAGAACAAAGGAGCTGAGAAGGGCAGGACAGACAGCAGTTCAGCAGAAGTCTCCACTGGATCAGCTGCCACTTCCAGCCAAACCCTACCCAGTTTCTGGATTCCTTCCCTGACACCAGAGTCCAAGCCCACCCTGCTCAAGAAACCA AGTAAAGTTGTTTTGTGTCCCATGTCAGGACGACCCATTAAGATGAACGAGCTTATTACAGTGCATTTCACCCCACTGGACTCAAGCCTGAACCGAGTGGCCCTGCTCACCCGCCAG GATAGGTATGTATGTGCCGTAACAAGAGATGTCCTCGGCAACAGTGTCCCCTGCGCTGTTCTGCGACCCTC GGGTGCTGTGGTAACTCAAGAGTGTGTGGAGAAGTTGATCAAGAAGGACATGATTGATCCTATGACTGGGGACAAACTGTCTGACAAAGACATCATACCACTGCAAAGG GGTGGGACTGGCTTCACAGCCTCCGGGGTTGACCTCTGTGCCAAAGAAGCTCGTCCAGTGATGCAAGTGTGA
- the LOC124072967 gene encoding nitric oxide synthase-interacting protein isoform X2, with product MTRHGKNCTAGAVYTYHEKKKDTASSGYGTQSIRLGKDAIKDFDCCCLSLQPCQDPVVTPDGYLYEKQAILEYILQRKTDIAKKMKAYEKQKKEQKSNSQLESKSEERERVERFKTRENSIVSKPINPFTTGQNKGAEKGRTDSSSAEVSTGSAATSSQTLPSFWIPSLTPESKPTLLKKPDRYVCAVTRDVLGNSVPCAVLRPSGAVVTQECVEKLIKKDMIDPMTGDKLSDKDIIPLQRGGTGFTASGVDLCAKEARPVMQV from the exons ATGACTCGTCACGGAAAGAACTGTACAGCTGGAGCTGTCTACACATACCACGAAAAGAAGAAAGATACAG CTTCATCTGGTTATGGAACACAAAGCATTCGACTAGGTAAAGATGCCATCAAGGACTTTGACTGCTGCTGCCTGTCCCTGCAGCCCTGTCAGGATCCTGTGGTCAC TCCAGATGGATACTTGTATGAAAAACAGGCCATTCTTGAATATATTCTGCAGCGGAAGACAGATATTGCCAAAAAAATGAAG GCATatgagaagcagaagaaagagcagaagagCAACAGCCAACTTGAGTCCAagtcagaggaaagagagagggtggagaggTTTAAAACCAGGGAGAACAGCATTGTGTCCAAACCCATCAATCCATTCACAACTG GGCAGAACAAAGGAGCTGAGAAGGGCAGGACAGACAGCAGTTCAGCAGAAGTCTCCACTGGATCAGCTGCCACTTCCAGCCAAACCCTACCCAGTTTCTGGATTCCTTCCCTGACACCAGAGTCCAAGCCCACCCTGCTCAAGAAACCA GATAGGTATGTATGTGCCGTAACAAGAGATGTCCTCGGCAACAGTGTCCCCTGCGCTGTTCTGCGACCCTC GGGTGCTGTGGTAACTCAAGAGTGTGTGGAGAAGTTGATCAAGAAGGACATGATTGATCCTATGACTGGGGACAAACTGTCTGACAAAGACATCATACCACTGCAAAGG GGTGGGACTGGCTTCACAGCCTCCGGGGTTGACCTCTGTGCCAAAGAAGCTCGTCCAGTGATGCAAGTGTGA